A single region of the Salvia miltiorrhiza cultivar Shanhuang (shh) chromosome 8, IMPLAD_Smil_shh, whole genome shotgun sequence genome encodes:
- the LOC130998000 gene encoding uncharacterized protein LOC130998000, with amino-acid sequence MYREMKICCFVENRRRVLFDREVTASNDLLSFISGTSPITGCADGWIWRATKEGMYTTKSAYEVIKGLGNEALLESCNRERLAKIWNIQAPQKTRVTTWRILRDRLPTCENLRKRNIPLGEEEIMCNACCQHLETTNHLLLSCPKTEKVWIGIHWWLGIKAAWPQSVEAHFDLFTNLDKGNEGRLFLATVWVCTTWLLWKRRNESRFEGKNWEINDVIEEVKVRMWSWNKIFGLLDKEISSQAWFSCVFPLALV; translated from the coding sequence ATGTACAGAGAGATGAAGATATGTTGTTTTGTCGAAAATCGGAGAAGGGTGCTTTTCGACCGGGAAGTCACAGCTTCAAACGATCTGTTATCTTTCATCTCTGGTACTTCTCCAATTACAGGTTGTGCAGATGGTTGGATTTGGCGAGCGACAAAGGAGGGCATGTATACAACAAAGTCTGCATACGAAGTCATCAAAGGGCTAGGAAACGAGGCTTTGTTGGAGTCTTGTAATAGGGAAAGGTTGGCGAAAATCTGGAACATACAGGCTCCACAGAAGACGAGAGTAACGACGTGGAGAATCCTCAGGGACCGGCTGCCAACGTGTGAAAATTTGAGAAAGAGAAATATCCCACTTGGAGAGGAGGAGATTATGTGTAATGCTTGTTGTCAACATTTAGAAACGACAAATCATCTGCTTCTGTCGTGCCCGAAGACTGAAAAGGTTTGGATTGGAATTCATTGGTGGCTGGGAATAAAAGCAGCGTGGCCTCAATCGGTTGAGGCTCACTTCGATCTGTTCACAAATCTTGACAAAGGAAATGAAGGTCGACTTTTTCTTGCGACAGTTTGGGTTTGTACCACTTGGCTGTTGTGGAAACGACGTAATGAAAGCAGATTTGAGGGCAAGAATTGGGAGATCAATGACGTGATCGAAGAAGTGAAAGTGAGgatgtggagttggaacaagATCTTTGGACTACTTGATAAGGAAATTAGTTCTCAAGCTTGGTTCTCTTGTGTATTTCCTCTTGCTCTTGTGTAA